The following are encoded in a window of Oncorhynchus masou masou isolate Uvic2021 chromosome 17, UVic_Omas_1.1, whole genome shotgun sequence genomic DNA:
- the LOC135558654 gene encoding ATP-dependent 6-phosphofructokinase, platelet type-like isoform X11: MAKRQDTKKFFENLSGAGKSIGVLTSGGDAQGMNAAVRAVVRMGIYVGAKVYFVHEGYQGMVDGGDNIEEASWESVSSMLQVGGTVIGSARCKEFRSHEGRLKAAHHLVQRDITNLCVIGGDGSLTGANLFREEWSGLLEELVQQGLIDEKAAQNNSELHIVGMVGSIDNDFCGTDMTIGTDSALHRIIEVVDAIMTTAQSHQRTFVLEVMGRHCGYLALVSALACGADWVLIPEMPPEDGWEEQMCQKLSENRADKKRLNIIIVAEGAIDSHNKPITTDHIKELVVSCLGFDTRVTILGHVQRGGTPSAFDRILASRMGVEAVLALLEASASTPACVVSLCGNQAVRLPLMECVQMTQDVQKAMDEKNFEEAVRLRGRSFENNLNTYKLLSYRKADSELPNSSFNVAVLNVGAPAAGMNAAVRSAVRVGITEGHKMFAVNDGFEGFYKGQIKEIKWGDVGGWTGQGGSILGTKRTLPAKHLDKIAEQIRIHNINALLVIGGFEAFLGVMELSAAREKYNEFCVPMVMVPATVSNNIPGSDLSIGADTALNAITDAFECLLQLYEARTSHEDFCIPMCVLPATISNNVPGTDLSIGADTSLNAIVETCDRIKQSASGTKRRVFIIETMGGYCGYLASVGGLAAGADAVYIYEEPFDIRDLQSNVEHLTEKMKTGIQRGLVLRNENSNENFTTDFIYQLYSEEGKGVFDCRKNVLGHMQQGGAPSPFDRNFGTKIAAKAIQWISRKLKESYKEGKVFANTEDTACLLGMRRRAMVFQPVVQLKDQTDFVHRIPKEQWWLKLRPLMKILAKYKTSYDVSDSGQLEHVTRVRPKKVD; the protein is encoded by the exons gTATGAATGCTGCTGTACGGGCTGTGGTCCGCATGGGTATTTATGTGGGAGCTAAAGTCTACTTCGTCCATGAG GGTTACCAGGGTATGGTAGATGGTGGGGATAATATTGAAGAGGCATCATGGGAAAGTGTCTCCAGCATGCTGCAAGTG GGTGGCACAGTCATTGGCAGTGCCCGCTGCAAGGAGTTCCGCAGCCACGAGGGGCGTCTGAAGGCTGCTCACCACCTGGTGCAGCGTGACATCACCAACCTGTGTGTGATCGGAGGGGACGGCAGTCTCACTGGGGCCAACCTCTTCAGAGAGGAGTGGAGCGGACTACTGGAGGAACTGGTCCAGCAGG GTCTGATTGATGAGAAGGCTGCCCAGAACAATTCAGAGCTACACATTGTGGGAATGGTGGGCTCCATCGACAACGACTTCTGTGGCACTGACATGACAATCGGGACAGACTCTGCCCTGCACAGAATCATAGAGGTGGTGGACGCAATCATGACTACAGCCCAGAG CCACCAGAGGACGTTTGTGCTGGAGGTCATGGGAAGACATTGTGG gtacctGGCCCTAGTAAGTGCTCTGGCCTGCGGGGCTGACTGGGTGCTGATCCCTGAGATGCCCCCTGAGGACGGGTGGGAGGAACAGATGTGTCAGAAActgtctgag AATCGTGCAGATAAGAAACGGCTCAATATCATTATTGTAGCAGAGGGGGCGATAGATTCTCACAACAAGCCTATCACTACAGACCATATTAAGGAA ctggttgttagCTGTCTGGGCTTTGACACCCGAGTCACCATCCTGGGTCACGTCCAGAGAGGAGGAACCCCCTCTGCCTTTGACCGGATCCTG GCCAGTCGTATGGGAGTGGAGGCGGTCCTGGCCCTGTTGGAGGCGTCAGCCAGCACACCGGCCTGCGTAGTGTCTCTGTGTGGGAACCAGGCTGTCCGTCTGCCCCTCATGGAGTGTGTTCAGATG ACACAAGACGTCCAGAAAGCCATGGACGAGAAGAATTTTGAGGAAGCTGTGAGACTGCGTGGCAG GAGTTTCGAAAACAACCTGAACACCTACAAACTCCTGTCTTACCGGAAAGCAGACTCTGAACTCCCAAAT AGCTCCTTCAACGTGGCGGTGCTGAACGTGGGTGCCCCAGCTGCGGGCATGAACGCAGCTGTCCGCTCGGCCGTCAGGGTGGGCATCACCGAGGGGCACAAGATGTTCGCCGTTAACGACGGCTTCGAGGGATTCTACAAGGGACAG ATAAAGGAGATTAAATGGGGAGATGTAGGTGGTTGGACTGGACAAGGGGGGTCCATACTGGGAACAAAGAG AACCCTTCCAGCGAAGCATCTTGATAAGATCGCTGAACAAATCAGGATACATAACATCAATGCTTTGCTTGTTATCGGTGGATTTGAG GCCTTCCTGGGAGTCATGGAACTGTCCGCTGCCCGGGAGAAATATAATGAGTTCTGTGTCCCCATGGTTATGGTCCCTGCCACGGTCTCCAACAATATACCGGGCTCTGACCTCAGCATTGGCGCAGACACAGCTTTGAATGCTATTACTGAT GCGTTTGAGTGTCTGCTGCAGCTCTATGAGGCCCGGACCAGCCATGAGGACTTTTGCATCCCGATGTGTGTGCTGCCTGCCACCATTAGTAACAATGTGCCTGGTACTGATCTGAGTATCGGGGCAGACACTTCCCTCAATGCCATCGTGGAG acatgtGACCGCATCAAGCAGTCTGCCAgtgggaccaagcggcgtgtgtTCATCATTGAGACCATGGGGGGGTACTGTGGGTACCTGGCCAGTGTCGGGGGGCTGGCTGCGGGGGCTGACGCTGTCTACATCTATGAGGAACCTTTCGACATCAGAGACCTCCAG TCCAACGTCGAGCATTTGACAGAGAAGATGAAGACGGGCATCCAGAGGGGCTTGGTGCTGAG GAATGAGAACTCCAATGAGAACTTCACCACAGATTTCATCTACCAGCTGTACTCtgaggaggggaaaggagtgTTCGACTGCAGGAAGAATGTCCTTGGACATATGCAGCAG GGAGGTGCTCCTTCCCCATTCGACAGGAACTTTGGAACGAAGATTGCAGCCAAAGCAATTCAATGGATTTCAAGAAAGCTCAAGGAGTCATATAAAGAAG GGAAGGTGTTTGCTAACACAGAGGACACTGCCTGTTTGCTGGGGATGCGTCGCAGAGCCATGGTCTTCCAACCAGTGGTGCAGCTCAAAGACCAAACAGACTTTGT CCACAGGATCCCTAAGGAACAGTGGTGGTTGAAGCTCCGCCCCCTGATGAAGATCCTGGCTAAATACAAGACCAGCTACGACGTGTCTGACTCTGGCCAGCTGGAGCATGTGACCCGGGTCAGGCCCAAGAAGGTGGACTGA
- the LOC135558654 gene encoding ATP-dependent 6-phosphofructokinase, platelet type-like isoform X3, whose amino-acid sequence MAKRQDTKKFFENLSGAGKSIGVLTSGGDAQGMNAAVRAVVRMGIYVGAKVYFVHEGYQGMVDGGDNIEEASWESVSSMLQVGGTVIGSARCKEFRSHEGRLKAAHHLVQRDITNLCVIGGDGSLTGANLFREEWSGLLEELVQQGLIDEKAAQNNSELHIVGMVGSIDNDFCGTDMTIGTDSALHRIIEVVDAIMTTAQSHQRTFVLEVMGRHCGYLALVSALACGADWVLIPEMPPEDGWEEQMCQKLSESRSRGSRLNIIIVAEGAIDRQGKAITVDNVKDNRADKKRLNIIIVAEGAIDSHNKPITTDHIKELVVSCLGFDTRVTILGHVQRGGTPSAFDRILASRMGVEAVLALLEASASTPACVVSLCGNQAVRLPLMECVQMTQDVQKAMDEKNFEEAVRLRGRSFENNLNTYKLLSYRKADSELPNSSFNVAVLNVGAPAAGMNAAVRSAVRVGITEGHKMFAVNDGFEGFYKGQIKEIKWGDVGGWTGQGGSILGTKRTLPAKHLDKIAEQIRIHNINALLVIGGFEAFECLLQLYEARTSHEDFCIPMCVLPATISNNVPGTDLSIGADTSLNAIVETCDRIKQSASGTKRRVFIIETMGGYCGYLASVGGLAAGADAVYIYEEPFDIRDLQSNVEHLTEKMKTGIQRGLVLRNENSNENFTTDFIYQLYSEEGKGVFDCRKNVLGHMQQGGAPSPFDRNFGTKIAAKAIQWISRKLKESYKEGKVFANTEDTACLLGMRRRAMVFQPVVQLKDQTDFVHRIPKEQWWLKLRPLMKILAKYKTSYDVSDSGQLEHVTRVRPKKVD is encoded by the exons gTATGAATGCTGCTGTACGGGCTGTGGTCCGCATGGGTATTTATGTGGGAGCTAAAGTCTACTTCGTCCATGAG GGTTACCAGGGTATGGTAGATGGTGGGGATAATATTGAAGAGGCATCATGGGAAAGTGTCTCCAGCATGCTGCAAGTG GGTGGCACAGTCATTGGCAGTGCCCGCTGCAAGGAGTTCCGCAGCCACGAGGGGCGTCTGAAGGCTGCTCACCACCTGGTGCAGCGTGACATCACCAACCTGTGTGTGATCGGAGGGGACGGCAGTCTCACTGGGGCCAACCTCTTCAGAGAGGAGTGGAGCGGACTACTGGAGGAACTGGTCCAGCAGG GTCTGATTGATGAGAAGGCTGCCCAGAACAATTCAGAGCTACACATTGTGGGAATGGTGGGCTCCATCGACAACGACTTCTGTGGCACTGACATGACAATCGGGACAGACTCTGCCCTGCACAGAATCATAGAGGTGGTGGACGCAATCATGACTACAGCCCAGAG CCACCAGAGGACGTTTGTGCTGGAGGTCATGGGAAGACATTGTGG gtacctGGCCCTAGTAAGTGCTCTGGCCTGCGGGGCTGACTGGGTGCTGATCCCTGAGATGCCCCCTGAGGACGGGTGGGAGGAACAGATGTGTCAGAAActgtctgag AGCCGATCCAGGGGTTCAAGGCTGAATATAATCATAGTTGCTGAAGGAGCCATTGACAGACAAGGAAAGGCTATTACTGTTGATAATGTCAAGGAT AATCGTGCAGATAAGAAACGGCTCAATATCATTATTGTAGCAGAGGGGGCGATAGATTCTCACAACAAGCCTATCACTACAGACCATATTAAGGAA ctggttgttagCTGTCTGGGCTTTGACACCCGAGTCACCATCCTGGGTCACGTCCAGAGAGGAGGAACCCCCTCTGCCTTTGACCGGATCCTG GCCAGTCGTATGGGAGTGGAGGCGGTCCTGGCCCTGTTGGAGGCGTCAGCCAGCACACCGGCCTGCGTAGTGTCTCTGTGTGGGAACCAGGCTGTCCGTCTGCCCCTCATGGAGTGTGTTCAGATG ACACAAGACGTCCAGAAAGCCATGGACGAGAAGAATTTTGAGGAAGCTGTGAGACTGCGTGGCAG GAGTTTCGAAAACAACCTGAACACCTACAAACTCCTGTCTTACCGGAAAGCAGACTCTGAACTCCCAAAT AGCTCCTTCAACGTGGCGGTGCTGAACGTGGGTGCCCCAGCTGCGGGCATGAACGCAGCTGTCCGCTCGGCCGTCAGGGTGGGCATCACCGAGGGGCACAAGATGTTCGCCGTTAACGACGGCTTCGAGGGATTCTACAAGGGACAG ATAAAGGAGATTAAATGGGGAGATGTAGGTGGTTGGACTGGACAAGGGGGGTCCATACTGGGAACAAAGAG AACCCTTCCAGCGAAGCATCTTGATAAGATCGCTGAACAAATCAGGATACATAACATCAATGCTTTGCTTGTTATCGGTGGATTTGAG GCGTTTGAGTGTCTGCTGCAGCTCTATGAGGCCCGGACCAGCCATGAGGACTTTTGCATCCCGATGTGTGTGCTGCCTGCCACCATTAGTAACAATGTGCCTGGTACTGATCTGAGTATCGGGGCAGACACTTCCCTCAATGCCATCGTGGAG acatgtGACCGCATCAAGCAGTCTGCCAgtgggaccaagcggcgtgtgtTCATCATTGAGACCATGGGGGGGTACTGTGGGTACCTGGCCAGTGTCGGGGGGCTGGCTGCGGGGGCTGACGCTGTCTACATCTATGAGGAACCTTTCGACATCAGAGACCTCCAG TCCAACGTCGAGCATTTGACAGAGAAGATGAAGACGGGCATCCAGAGGGGCTTGGTGCTGAG GAATGAGAACTCCAATGAGAACTTCACCACAGATTTCATCTACCAGCTGTACTCtgaggaggggaaaggagtgTTCGACTGCAGGAAGAATGTCCTTGGACATATGCAGCAG GGAGGTGCTCCTTCCCCATTCGACAGGAACTTTGGAACGAAGATTGCAGCCAAAGCAATTCAATGGATTTCAAGAAAGCTCAAGGAGTCATATAAAGAAG GGAAGGTGTTTGCTAACACAGAGGACACTGCCTGTTTGCTGGGGATGCGTCGCAGAGCCATGGTCTTCCAACCAGTGGTGCAGCTCAAAGACCAAACAGACTTTGT CCACAGGATCCCTAAGGAACAGTGGTGGTTGAAGCTCCGCCCCCTGATGAAGATCCTGGCTAAATACAAGACCAGCTACGACGTGTCTGACTCTGGCCAGCTGGAGCATGTGACCCGGGTCAGGCCCAAGAAGGTGGACTGA
- the LOC135558654 gene encoding ATP-dependent 6-phosphofructokinase, platelet type-like isoform X9 — protein sequence MAKRQDTKKFFENLSGAGKSIGVLTSGGDAQGMNAAVRAVVRMGIYVGAKVYFVHEGYQGMVDGGDNIEEASWESVSSMLQVGGTVIGSARCKEFRSHEGRLKAAHHLVQRDITNLCVIGGDGSLTGANLFREEWSGLLEELVQQGLIDEKAAQNNSELHIVGMVGSIDNDFCGTDMTIGTDSALHRIIEVVDAIMTTAQSHQRTFVLEVMGRHCGYLALVSALACGADWVLIPEMPPEDGWEEQMCQKLSESRSRGSRLNIIIVAEGAIDRQGKAITVDNVKDLVVSCLGFDTRVTILGHVQRGGTPSAFDRILASRMGVEAVLALLEASASTPACVVSLCGNQAVRLPLMECVQMTQDVQKAMDEKNFEEAVRLRGRSFENNLNTYKLLSYRKADSELPNSSFNVAVLNVGAPAAGMNAAVRSAVRVGITEGHKMFAVNDGFEGFYKGQIKEIKWGDVGGWTGQGGSILGTKRTLPAKHLDKIAEQIRIHNINALLVIGGFEAFECLLQLYEARTSHEDFCIPMCVLPATISNNVPGTDLSIGADTSLNAIVETCDRIKQSASGTKRRVFIIETMGGYCGYLASVGGLAAGADAVYIYEEPFDIRDLQSNVEHLTEKMKTGIQRGLVLRNENSNENFTTDFIYQLYSEEGKGVFDCRKNVLGHMQQGGAPSPFDRNFGTKIAAKAIQWISRKLKESYKEGKVFANTEDTACLLGMRRRAMVFQPVVQLKDQTDFVHRIPKEQWWLKLRPLMKILAKYKTSYDVSDSGQLEHVTRVRPKKVD from the exons gTATGAATGCTGCTGTACGGGCTGTGGTCCGCATGGGTATTTATGTGGGAGCTAAAGTCTACTTCGTCCATGAG GGTTACCAGGGTATGGTAGATGGTGGGGATAATATTGAAGAGGCATCATGGGAAAGTGTCTCCAGCATGCTGCAAGTG GGTGGCACAGTCATTGGCAGTGCCCGCTGCAAGGAGTTCCGCAGCCACGAGGGGCGTCTGAAGGCTGCTCACCACCTGGTGCAGCGTGACATCACCAACCTGTGTGTGATCGGAGGGGACGGCAGTCTCACTGGGGCCAACCTCTTCAGAGAGGAGTGGAGCGGACTACTGGAGGAACTGGTCCAGCAGG GTCTGATTGATGAGAAGGCTGCCCAGAACAATTCAGAGCTACACATTGTGGGAATGGTGGGCTCCATCGACAACGACTTCTGTGGCACTGACATGACAATCGGGACAGACTCTGCCCTGCACAGAATCATAGAGGTGGTGGACGCAATCATGACTACAGCCCAGAG CCACCAGAGGACGTTTGTGCTGGAGGTCATGGGAAGACATTGTGG gtacctGGCCCTAGTAAGTGCTCTGGCCTGCGGGGCTGACTGGGTGCTGATCCCTGAGATGCCCCCTGAGGACGGGTGGGAGGAACAGATGTGTCAGAAActgtctgag AGCCGATCCAGGGGTTCAAGGCTGAATATAATCATAGTTGCTGAAGGAGCCATTGACAGACAAGGAAAGGCTATTACTGTTGATAATGTCAAGGAT ctggttgttagCTGTCTGGGCTTTGACACCCGAGTCACCATCCTGGGTCACGTCCAGAGAGGAGGAACCCCCTCTGCCTTTGACCGGATCCTG GCCAGTCGTATGGGAGTGGAGGCGGTCCTGGCCCTGTTGGAGGCGTCAGCCAGCACACCGGCCTGCGTAGTGTCTCTGTGTGGGAACCAGGCTGTCCGTCTGCCCCTCATGGAGTGTGTTCAGATG ACACAAGACGTCCAGAAAGCCATGGACGAGAAGAATTTTGAGGAAGCTGTGAGACTGCGTGGCAG GAGTTTCGAAAACAACCTGAACACCTACAAACTCCTGTCTTACCGGAAAGCAGACTCTGAACTCCCAAAT AGCTCCTTCAACGTGGCGGTGCTGAACGTGGGTGCCCCAGCTGCGGGCATGAACGCAGCTGTCCGCTCGGCCGTCAGGGTGGGCATCACCGAGGGGCACAAGATGTTCGCCGTTAACGACGGCTTCGAGGGATTCTACAAGGGACAG ATAAAGGAGATTAAATGGGGAGATGTAGGTGGTTGGACTGGACAAGGGGGGTCCATACTGGGAACAAAGAG AACCCTTCCAGCGAAGCATCTTGATAAGATCGCTGAACAAATCAGGATACATAACATCAATGCTTTGCTTGTTATCGGTGGATTTGAG GCGTTTGAGTGTCTGCTGCAGCTCTATGAGGCCCGGACCAGCCATGAGGACTTTTGCATCCCGATGTGTGTGCTGCCTGCCACCATTAGTAACAATGTGCCTGGTACTGATCTGAGTATCGGGGCAGACACTTCCCTCAATGCCATCGTGGAG acatgtGACCGCATCAAGCAGTCTGCCAgtgggaccaagcggcgtgtgtTCATCATTGAGACCATGGGGGGGTACTGTGGGTACCTGGCCAGTGTCGGGGGGCTGGCTGCGGGGGCTGACGCTGTCTACATCTATGAGGAACCTTTCGACATCAGAGACCTCCAG TCCAACGTCGAGCATTTGACAGAGAAGATGAAGACGGGCATCCAGAGGGGCTTGGTGCTGAG GAATGAGAACTCCAATGAGAACTTCACCACAGATTTCATCTACCAGCTGTACTCtgaggaggggaaaggagtgTTCGACTGCAGGAAGAATGTCCTTGGACATATGCAGCAG GGAGGTGCTCCTTCCCCATTCGACAGGAACTTTGGAACGAAGATTGCAGCCAAAGCAATTCAATGGATTTCAAGAAAGCTCAAGGAGTCATATAAAGAAG GGAAGGTGTTTGCTAACACAGAGGACACTGCCTGTTTGCTGGGGATGCGTCGCAGAGCCATGGTCTTCCAACCAGTGGTGCAGCTCAAAGACCAAACAGACTTTGT CCACAGGATCCCTAAGGAACAGTGGTGGTTGAAGCTCCGCCCCCTGATGAAGATCCTGGCTAAATACAAGACCAGCTACGACGTGTCTGACTCTGGCCAGCTGGAGCATGTGACCCGGGTCAGGCCCAAGAAGGTGGACTGA